One window from the genome of Cryptomeria japonica chromosome 6, Sugi_1.0, whole genome shotgun sequence encodes:
- the LOC131039004 gene encoding protein NRT1/ PTR FAMILY 6.2 — protein sequence MAHHGELNSCTGGKVQVVDYKGNPVDKTKTGGWLRALLILGIELCERLTTLSIAVNLVTYLVNTMHLPSPQSANIVTNFLGTSFILCLFGGFLADSFLGRYLTIAIFATVQALGIGVLTISTTLPQLSPPPCIHNQDCQAADGAQLAVLYVALYLIALGTGGLKSSVSGFGVDQFDENDEKERSHMDYFFNRFFFCISLGSLLAVTVLVYIQDNVGRSWGYGICASCMLLAIIIFLGGTRKYRFKKTTSGSPLVQIAQVFVAASRNRKLKLPADDSHLYDDAGPTSPSHRRTPHTHQFRFLDRAAIVDLSMEEASYSSPWRLCPVRRVEEVKTIIRMLPIWATTIMFWTTYAQMVTFSVEQASTMKRNMGKNFEIPGGSLTVFFVGAILLTLAFYDRLIMPLARGWTGKQGGFTTLQKIGFGLALSALAMAAAALTEMKRLDEVKHHHLWDKPKSTIPMSVFYLIPQFFLVGAGEAFVYTGQLDFFIRESPDGMKTMSTGLFLTTLALGFFLSSLLVSIVNHVTMTHSKQGWLSDNLNRGRLDNFYWLVALMSLLNLVAYLIFANRYTYKETRNSTQGKPSTDNGEGLQLAKSTSAEKECVEGSI from the exons ATG GCCCATCATGGAGAGTTGAATTCATGCACAGGAGGAAAAGTCCAAGTAGTTGATTATAAGGGCAATCCTGTAGACAAGACCAAAACTGGGGGATGGCTACGTGCACTTTTGATACTAG GAATTGAGCTATGTGAGCGGTTGACAACTTTGAGCATAGCAGTAAACTTGGTAACATATTTGGTGAATACCATGCATCTTCCTAGCCCACAATCTGCAAATATAGTGACAAACTTCCTAGGGACTTCCTTCATTCTGTGCCTTTTTGGAGGTTTTCTAGCTGATTCCTTCTTGGGAAGATACTTGACCATTGCTATTTTTGCAACAGTTCAAGCTTTG gGAATTGGTGTTCTGACAATCTCCACTACACTGCCACAACTGAGTCCTCCTCCATGCATTCACAATCAGGATTGTCAAGCCGCAGATGGTGCGCAGCTTGCTGTTCTCTATGTAGCTCTGTATCTCATTGCATTGGGTACTGGAGGTCTGAAATCCAGTGTCTCTGGCTTTGGAGTTGatcagtttgatgaaaatgatgaaaaagagaggaGTCATATGGATTACTTCTTTAACAGATTCTTCTTCTGCATTAGTTTAGGATCTCTGCTTGCTGTGACAGTGCTTGTGTATATCCAAGACAATGTGGGAAGGAGCTGGGGGTATGGCATATGTGCATCCTGCATGCTGCTGGCCATCATCATTTTCTTAGGAGGAACAAGgaagtatagattcaagaagacCACTTCAGGAAGCCCACTGGTTCAAATTGCTCAAGTGTTTGTAGCAGCTTCGAGAAACAGGAAACTGAAATTGCCTGCAGATGACAGCCACTTGTATGATGATGCTGGTCCAACATCTCCATCCCACAGGAGGACACCCCATACACATCAGTTCAG ATTTCTAGACAGAGCCGCCATAGTAGACTTATCAATGGAGGAAGCATCCTATTCGAGTCCGTGGAGGCTGTGCCCAGTGAGAAGAGTAGAAGAGGTGAAGACAATAATCAGAATGCTGCCAATATGGGCAACCACAATAATGTTCTGGACCACCTATGCTCAGATGGTTACTTTCTCAGTAGAACAAGCTTCCACCATGAAGAGAAACATGGGCAAAAACTTCGAGATCCCTGGAGGCTCCTTGACAGTATTCTTTGTGGGTGCAATCCTACTCACACTGGCTTTCTATGACCGCCTAATCATGCCCCTGGCGAGGGGTTGGACAGGCAAACAAGGAGGTTTCACAACACTCCAGAAAATAGGATTTGGCTTGGCCTTATCAGCTTTAGCAATGGCTGCTGCAGCACTTACTGAGATGAAGCGTCTCGATGAAGTGAAACATCACCATCTATGGGACAAGCCAAAATCCACAATTCCCATGAGTGTATTTTACCTTATTCCACAGTTTTTTCTGGTTGGTGCAGGAGAAGCCTTTGTCTATACAGGGCAATTGGATTTCTTCATCAGGGAATCCCCTGATGGTATGAAGACAATGAGCACTGGTCTGTTCTTGACCACTTTAGCCCTTGGGTTCTTCCTCAGCAGCCTTCTGGTGTCTATTGTTAATCATGTGACCATGACTCACTCTAAACAGGGCTGGCTCTCTGACAATTTGAACAGGGGAAGGCTAGATAATTTCTACTGGTTGGTTGCCCTAATGAGTCTACTCAACTTGGTTGCATACTTGATATTTGCAAACAGGTATACTTACAAGGAAACAAGGAACAGCACACAAGGAAAACCATCTACTGACAATGGTGAGGGGTTGCAGTTGGCAAAGTCCACTTCAGCTGAAAAGGAGTGTGTAGAGGGAAGTATCTAG